From a single Rutidosis leptorrhynchoides isolate AG116_Rl617_1_P2 chromosome 5, CSIRO_AGI_Rlap_v1, whole genome shotgun sequence genomic region:
- the LOC139847604 gene encoding vesicle-associated membrane protein 711-like, with protein MTILYTLVARGSVVLAEFSSTPTNATTISRQILEKLPGNNDMNVSYSQDRYIFHVKRTDGLTVLCMADDVAGRRIPFAFLEDIHQRFVRTYGRAVLSAQAYGMNDEFSRVLNQQMEYYSNDPDADRINRLKGEMGQVRTVMIQNIDKVLDRGDRLELLVDKTANMQTNTMRFRKQTRRFRSTVWWRNVKLTIALILLILVIIYVVLAFVCHGITLPTCL; from the exons ATGACGATTCTATACACGCTTGTAGCAAGGGGATCTGTGGTGTTAGCAGAATTCAGCAGTACCCCAACGAATGCCACCACTATTTCCAGACAAATTCTCGAAAAATTACCCGGAAATAATGATATGAATGTATCGTATTCTCAAGATCGGTATATATTTCATGTTAAACGCACTGATGGCCTCACTGTTCTTTGTATGGCTGATGATGTTGCTGGAA gGAGGATTCCTTTCGCATTTTTGGAAGACATTCACCAGAGATTTGTAAGGACTTATGGCAGAGCAGTTTTGTCAGCTCAAGCTTATGGGATGAACGATGAGTTTTCGAGGGTTCTGAATCAACAAATGGAGTATTACTCAAATGATCCTGATGCTGATCGGATAAACCGTTTAAAAGGTGAAATGGGTCAG GTACGTACTGTGATGATCCAGAATATTGACAAGGTATTAGATAGGGGTGACAGGTTGGAGTTGCTTGTAGATAAAACTGCTAATATGCAAACTAATACGATGCGGTTCAGAAAGCAGACTCGCCGATTCAGGAGTACAGTCTGGTGGAGAAATGTCAAGCTCAC GATTGCTCTAATCTTGCTTATTCTAGTGATTATATATGTCGTATTGGCTTTTGTTTGCCACGGGATTACACTTCCTACTTGTCTATAA
- the LOC139847526 gene encoding sulfite exporter TauE/SafE family protein 3-like, whose translation MLSEIGMRKHRIIVMVSMLSVITAFMLASADRRSVKTFQDSTAVVHVEDDDSSFRDFLNYLFQTSGSGYQHVWPEMEFGWKIVVASFIGFCGAAFGSVGGVGGGGIFVPLLTLIIGFDPKSATAISKCMIMGAAASTVYYNLKLRHPTLDMPIIDYDLAVLIQPMLMLGVSIGVAFNVIFADWMVTVLLIILFIGTSSKAFCRGVETWNKETIMKQEAAKKSEPNGDRAETGYKLLPGSPSNINDTKAEKALKDEVTVLENVCWKEFGLLAFVWVAFLALQIAKTYTSTCSVLYWVLNLLQVPISIGVSGYEAVSLHKGVRTISSKGHSESNLEIGQLIVYCLCGVLAGMVGGLLGLGGGFIMGPLFLELGIPPQVSSATSTFAMMFSASMSVVEYYLLKRFPVPYALYFLVVATIAAFVGQHVVRRLIIILGRASLIIFILAFTIFVSAISLGGVGISNMIDKIQQHEYMGFENLCKYEP comes from the exons ATGCTTAGCGAAATCGGAATGAGAAAACATAGGATCATCGTAATGGTAAGTATGCTTAGCGTTATTACAGCTTTCATGCTTGCTTCTGCGGATAGAAGAAGCGTAAAAACATTTCAGGATTCGACAGCAGTAGTGCATGTAGAAGATGATGATTCGAGTTTTCGTGATTTTTTGAATTATTTGTTTCAAACAAGTGGATCAGGTTATCAACATGTTTGGCCT GAAATGGAATTCGGGTGGAAAATTGTGGTGGCCAGCTTCATCGGTTTTTGTGGAGCAGCGTTCGGGAGTGTTGGTGGAGTTGGAGGCGGTGGTATTTTCGTTCCTCTGCTTACCCTGATTATTGGTTTCGACCCTAAATCTGCAACAGCTATTTCAAAAT GTATGATCATGGGTGCAGCAGCCTCTACTGTTTATTACAATCTTAAGCTAAGGCATCCAACACTTGATATGCCCATCATCGATTATGATTTGGCGGTTCTTATTCAACCGATGCTAATGCTAGGAGTTAGTATCGGAGTTGCGTTCAATGTTATTTTTGCTGATTGGATGGTCACAGTCCtactaattattctatttattg GCACATCATCAAAGGCCTTTTGCAGAGGAGTTGAAACATGGAACAAGGAAACCATTATGAAACAG GAGGCTGCTAAGAAGTCGGAGCCAAATG GAGATCGTGCAGAGACGGGATACAAACTTCTACCTGGTAGCCCCAGCAACATTAATGATACCAAAGCTGAAAAAGCATTAAAAGATGAAGTCACTGTTCTTGAAAATGTTTGTTGGAAAGAATTTGGCCTTCTTGCCTTTGTGTGGGTCGCGTTCCTTGCGCTGCAGATTGCTAAG ACATATACATCTACTTGTTCTGTATTGTATTGGGTGCTGAACTTGTTGCAG GTTCCGATTTCTATTGGGGTCTCCGGTTACGAAGCTGTTAGCCTGCACAAGGGCGTTAGAACGATATCATCCAAAGGACATTCAGAAAGCAACCTTGAAATAGGACAACTAATTGTTTATTGTTTGTGTGGTGTTTTAGCTGGTATGGTTGGAGGACTACTTGGCCTAGGTGGTGGTTTCATCATGGGCCCACTCTTCTTGGAGCTCGGAATACCTCCTCag GTTTCAAGTGCGACATCTACTTTTGCAATGATGTTTTCGGCATCAATGTCCGTTGTGGAATATTACCTTCTAAAACGTTTCCCCGTTCCTTATG CTCTATACTTCCTTGTGGTGGCAACGATTGCTGCTTTCGTGGGGCAACATGTGGTCAGAAGGCTGATTATTATCCTTGGACGCGCATCTTTAATCATATTCATCCTAGCCTTCACCATATTCGTTAGTGCAATTTCATTAG GTGGAGTTGGTATATCAAACATGATTGATAAAATTCAACAACATGAATACATGGGATTCGAGAACCTGTGCAAATACGAGCCTTGA